The following are encoded in a window of Sphingobium sp. AP49 genomic DNA:
- a CDS encoding YciI family protein: MRVMVFVKATEDSEQGFAPSPWTDEMMAAMGRFNDELQAAGILRMADGLRPTSEGKRIAFDGPGRVVKDGPFTPAGQQVAGFWLWEVSDMEEALLWAKRCPNPMPGPSEIEIRPLYAVEDIIG; the protein is encoded by the coding sequence ATGCGCGTGATGGTATTTGTGAAGGCGACGGAAGATAGCGAACAGGGGTTCGCGCCGTCGCCATGGACGGATGAGATGATGGCGGCGATGGGGCGGTTCAATGACGAACTGCAGGCGGCCGGCATCCTGCGCATGGCGGACGGCCTCAGGCCGACGTCGGAGGGCAAGCGCATCGCATTCGATGGTCCCGGGCGGGTCGTGAAGGACGGGCCATTCACCCCCGCCGGGCAACAGGTCGCGGGCTTCTGGTTGTGGGAGGTTTCCGATATGGAGGAAGCCCTGCTCTGGGCGAAGCGCTGTCCCAATCCGATGCCGGGACCAAGCGAGATCGAAATCCGGCCGCTTTATGCCGTCGAGGATATCATCGGGTAA
- the gpmA gene encoding 2,3-diphosphoglycerate-dependent phosphoglycerate mutase, translated as MPTLVLIRHGQSTWNLENRFTGWWDVDVTEKGVEEARAAGRLLKEKGLDFDQCYTSVQSRAIKTLNLVLEEMGRLWLPVEKDWRLNERHYGGLTGLNKAETAAKHGDDQVKIWRRSFDVPPPVLEAGSEFDLSKDRRYDGIAIPSTESLKDTIARVLPYWESVIAPDLKAGKRVVISAHGNSLRALVKHLSNIPDDEITELEIPTGQPIVYELADDLTATDRYYLSER; from the coding sequence ATGCCCACGCTCGTCCTCATCCGCCATGGTCAGTCGACCTGGAACTTGGAAAACCGCTTCACCGGCTGGTGGGATGTCGACGTGACCGAAAAGGGTGTGGAGGAGGCACGCGCCGCCGGTCGCCTGCTCAAGGAAAAGGGGCTGGATTTCGACCAATGCTATACCTCGGTCCAGAGCCGCGCGATCAAGACGTTGAACCTGGTGCTGGAGGAAATGGGGCGGCTGTGGCTGCCGGTCGAGAAGGACTGGCGCCTGAATGAACGCCATTATGGCGGCCTGACCGGCCTCAACAAGGCGGAGACGGCAGCCAAGCATGGCGACGATCAGGTCAAGATCTGGCGCCGCAGCTTCGATGTTCCGCCGCCGGTGCTGGAAGCGGGCAGCGAGTTCGACCTGTCGAAGGACCGCCGCTATGACGGCATTGCCATCCCGTCGACCGAAAGCCTGAAGGACACGATCGCCCGCGTGCTGCCCTATTGGGAATCGGTCATTGCGCCCGACCTGAAGGCCGGCAAGCGCGTCGTCATCTCCGCCCATGGCAATTCGCTGCGCGCGCTGGTCAAGCATCTGTCGAACATTCCCGATGACGAGATCACCGAACTGGAAATCCCGACCGGCCAGCCGATCGTCTATGAACTGGCCGACGATCTGACCGCGACCGATCGCTATTATCTGTCGGAACGGTAA
- a CDS encoding CheR family methyltransferase, which yields MDAAMTEDIFPPHEELELDLLLEAIFRQYHYDFRGYSRGSLHRRLARAQQRHACASLSQLQHLLLRDPAVFADLMGFLTIQVSEMFRDPAYFRALREQVIPHLRTYPSLKVWIAGCANGEEFYSFAILFREEGLEDRTIFYCTDISPAALEKAEAGVYDLDRIQQFTENHRLAGGRTSLSDYYTAAYGAVMFDKSLRRRAVFAEHNLASDQVFAEAQLISSRNVLIYFDRDLQDRALGLFGDSLVRGGFLGLGAKETLRFSRYADGFADFDEGEKIYRRNLTDLRTLDHAA from the coding sequence GTGGATGCCGCGATGACCGAAGATATTTTCCCGCCGCATGAGGAGCTGGAACTCGACTTGCTACTCGAGGCGATATTTCGTCAGTATCATTATGATTTCCGTGGTTACTCGCGTGGCTCACTGCATCGGCGCCTTGCCCGTGCCCAGCAACGCCATGCGTGTGCCAGCCTGTCGCAATTGCAGCATCTGCTATTGCGCGACCCGGCGGTATTTGCCGACCTTATGGGTTTCCTGACCATCCAGGTAAGCGAGATGTTCCGGGATCCCGCCTATTTCCGTGCCCTGCGCGAGCAGGTCATTCCCCATTTGCGGACCTACCCGTCGCTCAAAGTCTGGATCGCGGGCTGTGCCAATGGGGAAGAATTCTACTCCTTCGCCATCCTGTTTCGCGAGGAAGGGCTGGAGGATCGCACGATTTTCTATTGCACCGATATCAGCCCTGCGGCGCTGGAGAAGGCGGAAGCGGGCGTCTACGATCTGGATCGCATCCAGCAATTCACGGAAAATCATCGGCTTGCCGGCGGGAGGACCTCGCTGTCGGACTATTATACCGCCGCCTATGGCGCCGTGATGTTCGACAAGAGCCTGCGTCGACGCGCGGTATTCGCCGAACATAATCTGGCGAGCGACCAGGTGTTCGCGGAGGCGCAGCTGATTTCCAGTCGCAATGTCCTCATCTATTTCGACCGGGATCTGCAGGACCGGGCGCTGGGCCTGTTCGGCGACTCATTGGTCCGCGGCGGCTTTCTGGGATTGGGGGCGAAGGAAACATTGCGCTTTTCGCGCTACGCCGACGGCTTTGCCGATTTCGACGAGGGCGAGAAGATATACCGCCGCAACCTGACCGACCTGAGGACGCTCGATCATGCCGCCTGA
- a CDS encoding bifunctional riboflavin kinase/FAD synthetase, translated as MERLTSNAPIPAYLRGGVMALGNFDGFHAGHQAVVGRAIARARAEGRPAIVATFDPHPMRLFQPDTPPFRLTTLDQRQALFAAAGADAMLVFDFTRELAALDPAGYVRLLMEELGVAAVVTGEDFTFGKGRSGTIASFGELGLPAEAVAPVTDAEGVISSSRIRAALQAGDCATATRLLTRPFAIQGVVQHGDKLGRTIGFPTANIDLGPYLRPAFGIYAVRGLLVDGRVLDGAANLGIRPSFDPPKLLLEPHFFDFAESLYDQSIEVQLIHYLRPEAKFDGLDPLIAQIARDCDDARQILAGTPYLA; from the coding sequence ATGGAGCGGCTTACCAGCAATGCCCCGATCCCTGCGTATCTGCGCGGCGGCGTCATGGCGCTTGGCAATTTCGACGGCTTTCATGCCGGCCATCAGGCGGTGGTCGGCCGCGCGATCGCGCGTGCGCGGGCGGAGGGACGGCCGGCGATCGTCGCCACCTTCGATCCCCATCCCATGCGCCTGTTCCAGCCCGATACGCCGCCCTTTCGCCTGACCACGCTGGACCAGCGGCAGGCGCTGTTCGCGGCCGCCGGCGCCGACGCAATGCTGGTATTCGACTTCACCCGCGAACTCGCCGCGCTCGACCCCGCCGGCTATGTCCGGTTGCTGATGGAAGAGCTGGGCGTCGCCGCGGTCGTCACGGGCGAGGATTTCACCTTCGGCAAGGGCCGCAGCGGCACGATCGCCAGTTTCGGCGAACTGGGCCTGCCGGCCGAAGCGGTCGCGCCGGTCACGGACGCGGAAGGGGTGATCAGTTCCAGCCGCATCCGCGCCGCATTGCAGGCCGGTGATTGCGCCACCGCCACCCGCCTGCTGACGCGCCCCTTTGCGATACAGGGCGTGGTCCAGCATGGCGACAAGCTGGGTCGCACCATCGGCTTCCCGACTGCCAATATCGATCTTGGCCCTTATCTGCGCCCGGCCTTCGGCATCTATGCCGTGCGCGGGCTGTTGGTCGATGGCCGGGTGCTGGACGGCGCCGCCAATCTGGGCATCCGCCCAAGCTTCGATCCGCCCAAGCTGTTGCTGGAGCCGCATTTCTTCGATTTTGCCGAAAGCCTGTACGACCAGAGCATCGAAGTGCAACTGATCCACTATCTCCGGCCGGAGGCGAAGTTTGACGGCCTCGACCCGCTGATCGCGCAGATCGCCCGCGACTGCGACGACGCACGGCAAATCCTTGCGGGAACGCCTTACCTCGCTTAA
- a CDS encoding 5-(carboxyamino)imidazole ribonucleotide synthase produces MTTIAPGATIGILGGGQLGRMIAMAAAQLGYRTHIYAPETSGPAADVSPSWTQGAYEDAAALAAFAEGVDVVTYEFENIDPSAVEVLASHGLVRPGAGALRIAQDRLAEKRFVADLGGLTAPFAPVDSLDDLETAIEMIGSRAILKTNRMGYDGKGQARINEPGDAVGAWNAIQRQPAILEGFVTFDQEYSVILVRGADGAVRFWDSAANVHVDGILATSTVPAGSLIEAQLPAARALARQVADALDYVGVLTLEFFASADGPVFNEMAPRVHNSGHWTIEGALTSQFENHVRAICGLPLGDTGLAAQRVEMRNLIGDDAAEWPAILSDPENHLHLYGKHEARPGRKMGHVTRLSL; encoded by the coding sequence ATGACGACCATTGCTCCCGGCGCCACCATCGGCATTCTTGGCGGCGGCCAGCTTGGCCGGATGATCGCCATGGCCGCGGCCCAGCTTGGCTATCGCACCCATATCTACGCGCCCGAGACGAGCGGCCCCGCCGCCGATGTCTCGCCAAGCTGGACCCAGGGCGCCTATGAGGATGCCGCCGCGCTCGCCGCCTTTGCCGAGGGCGTCGACGTCGTCACTTATGAGTTCGAGAATATCGACCCGTCGGCGGTCGAGGTGCTGGCGAGCCATGGGCTGGTCCGCCCCGGCGCCGGCGCGCTGCGTATCGCGCAGGATCGTCTCGCCGAAAAGCGTTTCGTCGCCGACCTCGGCGGCTTGACCGCGCCGTTCGCGCCGGTCGACAGCCTGGACGATCTGGAAACCGCGATCGAGATGATCGGCAGCCGCGCGATCCTCAAGACCAACCGCATGGGCTATGACGGCAAGGGCCAGGCCCGGATCAACGAGCCGGGCGACGCGGTCGGTGCCTGGAACGCAATTCAGCGCCAGCCTGCCATCCTCGAAGGTTTCGTGACCTTCGATCAGGAATATTCGGTGATCCTGGTGCGCGGCGCCGACGGCGCGGTGCGTTTCTGGGATTCGGCCGCAAACGTCCATGTCGATGGCATCCTCGCCACCTCGACCGTGCCGGCCGGATCGCTGATCGAGGCGCAGTTGCCCGCCGCCCGCGCGCTCGCCAGGCAGGTCGCCGATGCGCTCGACTATGTCGGCGTGCTGACGCTGGAGTTTTTTGCCAGCGCCGATGGCCCGGTGTTCAACGAAATGGCGCCGCGCGTCCATAATAGCGGCCACTGGACGATCGAGGGCGCGCTGACCAGCCAGTTCGAGAACCATGTCCGCGCGATCTGCGGCCTGCCGCTCGGCGATACGGGCCTGGCCGCCCAGCGGGTCGAGATGCGCAACCTGATCGGCGACGATGCGGCGGAGTGGCCGGCCATCCTGTCCGACCCTGAAAATCATCTTCACCTCTATGGCAAGCATGAGGCGCGTCCGGGCCGCAAGATGGGGCATGTGACGCGGCTCAGCTTGTGA
- a CDS encoding dihydrofolate reductase, with amino-acid sequence MTPDIVLILARADNGVIGRDGDLPWRLPADLRHFKALTAGHPMLMGRKTFDSLPGLLPGRRHIVLTRDRGWAGEGAEVAHDVDAAIMLADAPTLMVIGGAEIYRLFLDRADRIELTEVHVDAEGDTHIGYPDPVDWRETARADHPSLDGRPAYSFVTFGRRP; translated from the coding sequence GTGACGCCCGACATCGTCCTGATCCTGGCCCGCGCCGACAATGGCGTGATCGGCCGGGATGGCGATCTGCCCTGGCGGCTGCCGGCCGACCTCAGGCATTTCAAGGCGCTGACCGCCGGCCATCCGATGCTGATGGGGCGCAAGACGTTCGACAGCCTGCCCGGCCTGCTGCCCGGCCGTCGCCATATCGTGCTGACCCGCGATCGGGGCTGGGCGGGCGAGGGGGCGGAGGTCGCGCATGATGTCGACGCCGCGATCATGTTGGCGGATGCGCCCACGCTGATGGTGATCGGCGGCGCGGAAATCTATCGCCTGTTCCTCGACCGGGCCGACCGGATCGAACTGACCGAGGTGCATGTTGACGCCGAAGGTGACACCCATATCGGCTATCCCGATCCGGTGGACTGGCGCGAGACGGCGCGCGCGGATCATCCCTCGCTGGACGGGCGCCCGGCCTACAGCTTCGTGACGTTCGGCCGTCGCCCGTAA
- the purE gene encoding 5-(carboxyamino)imidazole ribonucleotide mutase, which produces MSGAVEVGIIMGSRSDWETMRHAAETLEALGVAHECKVVSAHRTPQRLYDYATSAAGRGLKVIIAGAGGAAHLPGMAASMTRLPVLGVPVESKALKGMDSLLSIVQMPGGIPVGTLAIGKPGAINAGLLAASILATHDDALAERLDEWRARQTDAVAETVED; this is translated from the coding sequence ATGAGCGGGGCAGTGGAAGTCGGCATCATCATGGGCTCGCGCTCCGACTGGGAGACGATGCGTCATGCCGCCGAGACGCTGGAAGCGCTGGGCGTTGCCCATGAGTGCAAGGTTGTGTCCGCCCATCGCACCCCGCAACGCCTCTATGATTATGCCACCAGCGCCGCTGGCCGCGGCCTCAAGGTCATCATCGCCGGTGCCGGTGGCGCCGCCCATCTGCCGGGCATGGCCGCATCGATGACCCGTCTGCCGGTTCTGGGCGTGCCGGTGGAGTCCAAGGCCTTGAAGGGCATGGATTCGCTGCTCTCCATCGTTCAGATGCCCGGCGGCATTCCGGTCGGCACGCTGGCGATCGGCAAGCCCGGCGCGATCAATGCCGGCCTGCTCGCCGCGTCGATCCTGGCGACGCATGACGATGCGCTGGCCGAGCGGCTGGACGAATGGCGCGCGCGCCAGACCGACGCCGTCGCCGAAACCGTCGAGGACTGA
- the sppA gene encoding signal peptide peptidase SppA gives MAFVKGAWRILVAIKDGLVLLFLLLFFGLLYAALSFSPKPAKPIASGALLLDLDGSIVEQPAEVSATAILSGSGDQAKEYRLSDILTALDAARTDDKVKAVVLDLDDFSGGGQVAIARVGKALDAVRAAKKPVFAFATLYSDDSYQLAAHASEAWVDPMGGVAIAGRGGSGLYYKGLIDKLGVNTHVYRVGTYKSFVEPYIRADQSPAAKQANQELAGALWQNWQDDVTKARPKAKVAAYAADPAAAASAAGGDMAKAALAAGLVDHLGDQEAFEERVAKVAGDPSDKDDTDYAAIDYAAYVKARKPANDGQIGVLTVAGDIVDGEAGPGTAAGDTISDLLMKALDEKDLKALVVRVDSPGGSVQASEKIRRAIMEAKSGGLPIVVSMGNVAASGGYWVSTPADIVFAEPDTITGSIGVFGIIPSFEGTLAKMGITTDGVRTTPLSGQPDIAGGTTPQFDQIMQMGVEDIYRRFVGLVARARHKTPAQIDAIAQGRVWDGGTARQIGLVDRFGDLNDAIAEAARRAKIDPAKAKPYWIEKQPDKFAEFIQSIADREKDDAGAPRDLIGREARLQQRWALQAVADVRGLVSGAGVRADCLECRSYGAPKATAGKDEKGLLAMLVELWR, from the coding sequence TTGGCATTTGTGAAGGGCGCGTGGCGCATCCTGGTCGCGATCAAGGACGGACTGGTGCTCCTGTTCCTCCTGCTCTTCTTCGGGCTGCTCTATGCCGCCCTGTCCTTCTCGCCCAAGCCGGCCAAGCCCATCGCCAGCGGCGCGCTGCTGCTGGACCTGGACGGCAGCATCGTCGAGCAGCCGGCCGAGGTAAGTGCCACCGCCATCCTGTCGGGCTCGGGCGATCAGGCGAAGGAATATCGCCTGTCCGACATATTGACCGCGCTCGACGCCGCCCGCACCGATGACAAGGTGAAGGCGGTCGTACTCGACCTCGACGATTTCAGCGGCGGCGGCCAGGTCGCGATCGCCCGCGTCGGCAAGGCGCTGGACGCGGTGCGCGCCGCCAAGAAGCCGGTTTTCGCCTTTGCAACCCTCTATAGCGACGACAGTTACCAGCTCGCCGCCCATGCCAGCGAAGCCTGGGTCGACCCGATGGGTGGCGTCGCCATCGCCGGGCGCGGCGGATCGGGCCTCTATTATAAGGGGCTGATCGACAAGCTGGGGGTTAATACCCATGTCTATCGCGTCGGCACCTACAAGAGCTTCGTCGAACCCTATATCCGCGCCGACCAGTCACCCGCCGCCAAGCAGGCCAATCAGGAACTGGCCGGCGCCCTGTGGCAGAACTGGCAGGATGACGTGACCAAGGCGCGGCCCAAGGCGAAGGTTGCGGCCTATGCCGCCGATCCGGCCGCCGCCGCCAGCGCCGCCGGTGGCGACATGGCCAAGGCCGCGCTCGCCGCCGGGCTGGTCGATCATCTGGGCGATCAAGAGGCTTTTGAAGAGCGCGTCGCCAAGGTCGCGGGCGATCCGTCCGACAAGGACGACACCGACTATGCCGCGATCGACTATGCCGCCTATGTGAAGGCCAGGAAGCCCGCCAATGACGGGCAGATCGGCGTGCTGACCGTGGCCGGCGACATTGTCGATGGCGAGGCTGGCCCGGGCACGGCGGCGGGCGATACGATTTCCGACCTGCTGATGAAGGCGCTGGACGAGAAGGACTTGAAGGCCCTGGTCGTGCGCGTCGATTCGCCGGGCGGATCGGTGCAGGCGTCGGAGAAGATCCGCCGCGCCATCATGGAGGCCAAGTCCGGCGGCCTGCCGATCGTCGTGTCGATGGGCAATGTCGCGGCGAGCGGCGGCTATTGGGTCTCGACCCCGGCCGACATCGTCTTTGCCGAGCCCGACACCATCACGGGATCGATCGGCGTGTTCGGCATCATCCCCAGTTTCGAGGGCACGCTGGCCAAGATGGGCATCACCACCGACGGCGTGCGCACCACGCCGCTGTCGGGCCAGCCCGATATCGCGGGCGGCACCACGCCGCAATTCGACCAGATCATGCAGATGGGGGTCGAGGACATCTATCGCCGCTTCGTCGGCCTGGTCGCCCGAGCACGGCACAAGACGCCGGCGCAGATCGACGCCATCGCCCAGGGCCGCGTCTGGGATGGCGGCACCGCCCGCCAGATCGGCCTGGTCGACCGGTTCGGCGACCTCAACGACGCGATCGCCGAAGCCGCGCGTCGCGCCAAGATCGATCCGGCCAAGGCCAAGCCCTACTGGATCGAGAAGCAGCCGGACAAGTTCGCCGAGTTCATCCAGTCGATCGCCGACCGCGAGAAGGATGATGCCGGCGCCCCGCGCGACCTGATCGGCCGCGAAGCACGCCTGCAGCAACGCTGGGCACTGCAGGCAGTGGCCGACGTGCGCGGATTGGTCAGCGGCGCTGGCGTACGCGCCGACTGCCTGGAATGCCGCAGCTATGGCGCGCCCAAGGCAACCGCTGGAAAGGACGAGAAGGGCCTTCTGGCCATGCTGGTCGAACTGTGGCGATAG
- a CDS encoding response regulator, with protein sequence MPPELAKILAVDDVEENLTALEALLKAEGVEILKARSGAQALELLLVEDVALALLDVQMPGMDGFELAELMRSTERTRRVPIIFLTAAGADEQRRFRGYESGAIDYLFKPVDPDILRHKVGLFVELFRQRQELARERDQHAAALARLQAHGDNSPLAIIEFDAGQHIIAWSHGAVRMFGWRAPEVAGFRALELDWLDPEDAGRFGAMVSEMIAGRRVRDMQCLRMRTAEGVTLDCECYFSALLDGRGRLVSINVQMLDVTARKRAEDTQRLLIGELNHRVKNTLASVQAIAVQTLRHSSGPSDFAPTFTGRIHALARAHSLLSSSTWQGAGLRELIDGQIDIGAADVKQLRIDGPDLELAPELALHLALILHELVTNAHKYGALSVPTGSVSLSWTIEEERLVIEWIETGGPEVGTPTRKGFGTALIERSLRAERGDARADYAADGVRWVLTLPMGPRISRVASANSPKDRVASERTGAHAALAGRSFLLVEDEPLVAMEIAMLLEDQGAVIFAVAASAAEALAHVEAGQFDVALLDGNLQGEPVDAVAAALAARDVPFAFVSGYGREHLPVDHAHRPVIGKPFARQALLDCAAGLLAGSDDMLAPMA encoded by the coding sequence ATGCCGCCTGAGCTCGCGAAAATATTGGCCGTCGACGATGTCGAGGAAAATCTGACTGCGCTTGAAGCCTTGCTGAAGGCGGAGGGCGTAGAGATACTCAAGGCGCGTTCGGGGGCGCAGGCGCTGGAACTGTTGCTTGTCGAGGATGTCGCGCTGGCGCTGCTCGACGTCCAGATGCCGGGCATGGACGGTTTTGAACTGGCCGAGCTGATGCGGAGCACGGAGCGGACCCGGCGCGTGCCGATCATCTTCCTCACCGCCGCCGGAGCGGATGAGCAGCGTCGCTTCCGCGGTTACGAGAGTGGCGCGATCGACTATCTGTTCAAGCCGGTCGATCCCGACATATTGCGCCACAAGGTAGGCCTGTTCGTCGAACTGTTCCGCCAGCGTCAGGAACTGGCCCGCGAACGCGACCAGCATGCCGCTGCGCTGGCCCGGTTGCAGGCGCATGGCGACAATTCCCCGTTGGCGATCATCGAATTCGACGCAGGGCAGCATATCATCGCGTGGTCGCATGGCGCGGTGCGGATGTTCGGCTGGCGGGCGCCGGAAGTGGCCGGTTTTCGCGCGCTGGAACTGGACTGGCTCGATCCGGAGGATGCCGGCCGTTTTGGCGCGATGGTCAGCGAAATGATCGCGGGTCGACGCGTGCGGGACATGCAATGTTTGCGGATGCGCACGGCCGAAGGCGTCACGCTGGATTGCGAATGCTATTTTTCCGCCTTGCTGGATGGCCGGGGACGGCTGGTATCGATCAATGTCCAGATGCTGGATGTCACCGCGCGCAAGCGGGCGGAGGATACGCAAAGGTTGCTGATCGGCGAACTCAACCATCGTGTGAAAAATACGCTGGCATCGGTTCAGGCGATTGCCGTCCAGACATTGCGCCACTCATCCGGCCCGTCGGATTTCGCGCCGACCTTTACCGGTCGTATCCATGCGCTGGCGCGGGCGCATTCGCTGCTCAGCAGTTCGACCTGGCAGGGGGCGGGGTTGCGCGAACTGATCGATGGACAGATCGACATTGGCGCCGCCGACGTCAAGCAACTCAGGATTGATGGACCCGATCTGGAATTGGCGCCCGAACTGGCATTGCACCTGGCGCTGATCCTGCATGAGTTGGTCACCAATGCGCATAAATATGGGGCGCTTTCGGTTCCGACCGGGTCGGTATCGCTGTCCTGGACGATCGAGGAGGAGCGCCTGGTCATCGAGTGGATTGAAACCGGCGGTCCAGAGGTCGGCACGCCTACGCGCAAGGGTTTCGGTACCGCCTTGATCGAACGCAGCCTGCGGGCGGAACGGGGCGATGCGCGTGCCGACTATGCGGCGGATGGGGTCAGATGGGTGCTGACCCTGCCAATGGGGCCGCGCATCAGCAGAGTCGCCAGTGCCAACAGCCCGAAGGATAGGGTCGCAAGCGAACGGACGGGCGCGCATGCGGCCCTCGCCGGGCGCTCCTTCCTGCTGGTCGAGGATGAACCCCTGGTCGCGATGGAAATTGCCATGCTGCTGGAGGACCAGGGGGCAGTCATATTTGCTGTGGCTGCATCGGCAGCCGAGGCCCTTGCCCACGTGGAAGCCGGCCAGTTTGATGTCGCGCTGCTGGATGGTAATCTGCAGGGCGAACCGGTTGACGCCGTTGCGGCGGCGTTGGCGGCCCGGGACGTGCCCTTCGCCTTTGTATCGGGTTATGGCCGGGAACATCTGCCGGTCGACCATGCGCATCGGCCGGTAATCGGTAAGCCCTTTGCCCGGCAGGCGTTGCTGGATTGCGCCGCAGGACTATTGGCGGGTTCGGATGATATGCTGGCCCCGATGGCCTGA